A stretch of the Drosophila sulfurigaster albostrigata strain 15112-1811.04 chromosome 2L, ASM2355843v2, whole genome shotgun sequence genome encodes the following:
- the LOC133845113 gene encoding UDP-galactose transporter senju, translating to MSNWRELFPTKLTFIIFLLYMSLFIGQGIFVTASQESNNSYSYNTVTVVLLTEILKLIVSACLYCRENNLQSLLHDVHKDRKVLALYMVPAFLYCLYNNLAFVNLATFDPTTYYLLLQLRVVVTGVLFQIIFKKYLSRRQWISLLLLTLGCMLKQVDLNSFYSDANDDSEAAALQAGGGDPAAVTTKPVAKNMTGFDFSISAVFILAQTIFSCLAGVYNEYLLKDKGADVNIFVQNVFMYLDSIVCNAVILLFRGELFNAFSAHNLGSIMRFSVIIIIVNNAAIGIVTSFFLKYMNSILKTFASALELLFTAVLCYFLFAIPIYMNTALAIAVVSYAIYLYTQSPVVNLGKVRPLTQLSEATTNPKEREDKRKLLDEQQDETDLEMDNIV from the exons atgtcCAATTGGCGTGAACTATTTCCAACCAAATTGACTTTCATCATTTTCCTGCTGTACATGTCATTGTTTATTGGACAAG GCATATTTGTCACAGCATCGCAGGAATCTAATAATTCGTATAGTTATAATACGGTGACCGTTGTGCTGCTCACCGAAATCCTTAAGCTAATTGTCTCCGCTTGCCTCTACTGCAGGGA AAACAATTTACAGTCGCTACTGCACGATGTGCACAAAGATCGTAAGGTGCTAGCGCTTTATATGGTGCCCGCATTTCTTTATTGCCTCTACAATAATCTCGCGTTTGTGAATCTCGCCACCTTCGATCCGACCACATATTATCTGCTACTGCAGCTGCGCGTCGTTGTCACCGGCGTCCTCTTTCAAATCATCTTCAAGAAGTATCTGTCGCGTCGCCAATGGATCTCACTTTTGCTGCTGACGCTCGGTTGCATGCTGAAGCAGGTAGACTTGAATAGCTTCTACAGCGATGCGAATGACGATAGCGAAGCTGCTGCACTTCAAGCAGGTGGCGGCGACCCTGCGGCTGTCACAACTAAACCTGTAGCTAAAAATATGACGGGCTTTGATTTTAGTATCAGTGCGGTGTTCATCTTGGCGCAGACGATCTTCTCATGCTTAGCGGGTGTCTACAATGAGTACCTGCTAAAAGACAAAGGCGCTGATGTCAATATCTTTGTGCAGAACGTGTTTATGTATCTGGATTCGATTGTCTGCAATGCGGTTATACTGTTATTCCGTGGAGAACTTTTCAATGCATTTAGTGCTCACAATTTGGGAAGCATTATGCGCTTCAGTGTGATCATTATAATTGTGAACAATGCGGCCATTGGTATTGTGACGAGTTTCTTTCTCAAGTACATGAACTCGATCCTCAAAACATTCGCCAGCGCTTTGGAACTCCTTTTCACGGCTGTGCTCTGCTATTTCCTGTTCGCCATACCCATCTATATGAATACGGCGCTGGCAATTGCCGTAGTCTCATATGCCATCTATTTGTATACGCAGAGTCCGGTTGTTAATCTGGGCAAAGTGCGTCCGCTGACGCAGCTGAGTGAGGCTACAACGAATCCCAAGGAAAGAGAAGACAAACGAAAGCTCTTGGATGAGCAGCAGGATGAGACGGACTTAGAGATGGATAATATAGTTTAA
- the LOC133845131 gene encoding eukaryotic translation initiation factor 3 subunit H, which yields MANRGGRHARTEDSDNTINYVQCDGLAVMKMVKHCHEESSNMDLAQGALLGLVVDKCLEITNCFPFPKSGDENMDEEMYQLTVMRRLRRVNVDHLHVGWYQSSDVGNSLSMALLESQYHYQTSIEESVVVVYDTQKSSRGFLCLKAYRLTPQAIQMYKDGDFTPEAFRTLKVGYESLFAEIPIVIKNSPLTNIMMSELNELLPEDKGHNFLDLGTASVLENHMRSLIERVDELYQEAVRYNKYQQVVFKQDTEKHRALAKLAAENAVRTSKGEPTVPEEEVIKQFRPMPVPARLTATITSGQINTHAQHIAQFCSQSLAKLFITESLQNAKETKEIK from the exons ATGGCAAACCGCGGTGGTCGTCATGCTCGTACCGAGGATTCGGATAATACTATCAATTATGTACAATGCGACGGTTTG GCCGTCATGAAGATGGTGAAGCACTGTCATGAGGAATCTAGCAACATGGACTTGGCCCAGGGCGCCCTGCTCGGCCTGGTCGTTGACAAGTGCCTGGAGATTACCAACTGCTTCCCATTCCCCAAGAGCGGAGACGAGAACATGGACGAGGAGATGTACCAGCTTACGGTGATGCGTCGCCTGCGTCGCGTCAATGTCGATCACTTGCATGTGGGCTGGTATCAGAGTTCCGATGTGGGTAACAGCCTGTCAATGGCACTGCTGGAATCCCAATATCACTATCAGACCAGCATCGAAGAGTCTGTGGTCGTTGTCTACGACACCCAGAAATCATCTCGTGGCTTCTTGTGCCTGAAGGCCTATCGCCTCACACCGCAGGCCATACAAATGTACAAGGATGGCGACTTTACACCTGAGGCATTCCGCACCTTGAAAGTGGGCTATGAGAGTCTTTTTGCCGAGATTCCCATTGTCATCAAGAACTCGCCGCTCACGAACATTATGATGAGCGAATTGAACGAACTGTTGCCCGAGGATAAGGGTCACAACTTCCTGGACTTGGGTACTGCATCCGTGCTGGAGAATCATATGCGTAGCCTCATTGAGCGTGTGGATGAACTCTACCAGGAAGCCGTGCGCTACAATAAGTATCAGCAGGTGGTTTTCAAACAGGACACG GAAAAACACCGTGCTCTGGCCAAGCTGGCCGCGGAGAATGCTGTGCGCACCTCGAAGGGCGAGCCAACGGTGCCCGAAGAGGAGGTCATCAAGCAGTTCCGTCCCATGCCGGTGCCGGCCAGGTTAACGGCCACCATTACTTCGGGTCAGATCAATACGCATGCCCAGCATATTGCACAATTCTGTTCGCAATCGCTGGCTAAACTTTTCATTACGGAATCACTGCAGAACGCCAAGGAAACTAAGGAGATCAAGTAA
- the LOC133845099 gene encoding poly [ADP-ribose] polymerase tankyrase-2 isoform X1, with the protein MLSYDLNERLLSAVHSGDFGQALNCIIEGAQATYVSSTCGRTAVGTAALLGDAELLELLVQSCEEPQLNLFQPSHTDTLEMESTPDGMEKLEWVDEFESEENDSENSNGGGEDSQLYHYYAKTFENTGEFLTQCCPNCRQQDPHLYDSDLATPLHYAAAWGHAECVAVLLKHQAPINVVNSEGYSPLHVGAGFAEVTRLLIKHGALVNAKTLSDGKTALHLAIENRCSAAAQLLLQTNININETDDEGETPLMMSIICNLQELAVELIKRGARINLQDKRGSTALYFAAIGRHLQLAQLLLERGARRLPSHHLLHHCVGPRSVDLAMIKLLLEHGDSLSLRDDDNCTPIMLAIHRQLPKLLAYMLDEADKQRSLGLYTEAQDEGLLLFAVQQIDDITQFSSILRVLLAKLPSARRDLYSCKAPPTLVCGFVYSETPLARAISLHKLDMAQLLLREGCHLSQICAEQVINELSSLGTPQASVLAQLLANAGLKFPQSATNYRQLSSEPRSLQSLSRQVIRQQLLLPLQQQQSSLHQLCPPTEQSSTLSRIVEEKLCMPATLKRYVSEYSEVPTIRSRQLPLNPLLRSIESWD; encoded by the exons ATGCTATCCTACGATCTCAACGAACGTTTGCTGAGCGCCGTTCATAGCGGCGACTTTGGCCAGGCTCTCAACTGCATCATCGAAGGTGCCCAGGCCACCTATGTATCCTCCACTTGTGGTCGCACTGCGGTCGGCACAGCTGCTCTGCTTGGTGATGCCGAGCTTCTTGAACTCCTGGTGCAATCCTGCGAAGAGCCGCAGCTGAATCTCTTCCAGCCAT CTCACACCGATACGTTGGAGATGGAGAGCACACCCGATGGCATGGAGAAACTGGAATGGGTGGATGAATTTGAGAGCGAGGAGAACGATTCGGAGAATTCAAATGGCGGTGGCGAAGATTCGCAACTATATCATTACTATGCCAAGACCTTTGAAAATACCGGTGAATTCTTGACGCAATGCTGTCCCAATTGCCGCCAACAGGATCCACATCTCTACGACTCGGATTTGGCGACGCCACTTCATTATGCCGCCGCCTGGGGACACGCCGAGTGTGTGGCTGTGCTGCTCAAGCATCAGGCACCGATCAATGTGGTCAACAGCGAAGGCTACTCGCCACTTCACGTTGGCGCCGGTTTCGCGGAGGTTACGCGACTGCTGATCAAGCATGGCGCCCTGGTCAATGCCAAGACACTAAGTGATGGCAAGACAGCGCTCCATTTGGCCATCGAGAATCGCTGCAGTGCCGCagcacagctgctgctgcaaacgAACATCAATATCAACGAGACCGATGACGAAGGTGAAACGCCGCTAATGATGTCAATTATCTGCAATCTTCAGGAGCTCGCAGTGGAGCTAATCAAGCGAGGAGCACGCATCAATCTGCAGGATAAGCGCGGCAGCACAGCTCTCTACTTCGCAGCCATCGGACGCCATTTACAGTtggcgcagctgctgctggaacGTGGCGCCCGACGACTGCCCTCGCATCATCTGTTGCATCATTGTGTGGGGCCACGAAGCGTGGATCTGGCTATGAtcaagctgctgctggagcaTGGCGATAGCCTGAGTCTGCGTGACGACGACAACTGCACACCCATCATGCTGGCCATACATCGCCAGCTGCCCAAGTTGCTGGCTTATATGTTGGATGAGGCTGATAAGCAACGTAGTCTGGGACTTTACACGGAGGCGCAGGACGAAggactgttgctgtttgccgtGCAGCAGATCGACGACATCACACAGTTCAGCAGCATTTTGCGTGTACTGCTCGCCAAGCTGCCCAGTGCTAGACGCGATCTCTACAGCTGCAAGGCGCCGCCCACACTGGTCTGTGGGTTCGTCTACAGCGAAACACCGTTGGCGCGCGCCATCAGCTTGCATAAGCTGGACATGGCGCAGTTGTTGCTACGCGAGGGCTGCCATCTCTCACAGATCTGCGCCGAACAAGTGATCAACGAGCTGAGCTCGCTGGGCACGCCACAGGCATCTGTGTTGGCTCAACTGCTGGCAAATGCCGGTCTGAAGTTTCCTCAGTCCGCCACAAATTATCGACAACTCAGCTCGGAGCCGCGTTCACTTCAATCGCTGTCGCGTCAAGTGATACgccagcaactgttgctgccgttgcaacagcaacaatcgtCACTCCATCAGCTCTGTCCGCCCACAGAGCAGAGTTCCACGCTCTCCCGCATTGTCGAGGAGAAACTATGCATGCCCGCAACGTTGAAGAGATATGTGAGCGAGTACTCGGAAGTGCCGACAATACGAAGCAGGCAATTGCCGTTGAATCCGCTGTTGCGTTCAATAGAGTCCTGGGATTAA
- the LOC133845099 gene encoding poly [ADP-ribose] polymerase tankyrase-2 isoform X2 — MQLSVCWPAHTDTLEMESTPDGMEKLEWVDEFESEENDSENSNGGGEDSQLYHYYAKTFENTGEFLTQCCPNCRQQDPHLYDSDLATPLHYAAAWGHAECVAVLLKHQAPINVVNSEGYSPLHVGAGFAEVTRLLIKHGALVNAKTLSDGKTALHLAIENRCSAAAQLLLQTNININETDDEGETPLMMSIICNLQELAVELIKRGARINLQDKRGSTALYFAAIGRHLQLAQLLLERGARRLPSHHLLHHCVGPRSVDLAMIKLLLEHGDSLSLRDDDNCTPIMLAIHRQLPKLLAYMLDEADKQRSLGLYTEAQDEGLLLFAVQQIDDITQFSSILRVLLAKLPSARRDLYSCKAPPTLVCGFVYSETPLARAISLHKLDMAQLLLREGCHLSQICAEQVINELSSLGTPQASVLAQLLANAGLKFPQSATNYRQLSSEPRSLQSLSRQVIRQQLLLPLQQQQSSLHQLCPPTEQSSTLSRIVEEKLCMPATLKRYVSEYSEVPTIRSRQLPLNPLLRSIESWD; from the exons ATGCAGCTGTCAGTCTGTTGGCCAG CTCACACCGATACGTTGGAGATGGAGAGCACACCCGATGGCATGGAGAAACTGGAATGGGTGGATGAATTTGAGAGCGAGGAGAACGATTCGGAGAATTCAAATGGCGGTGGCGAAGATTCGCAACTATATCATTACTATGCCAAGACCTTTGAAAATACCGGTGAATTCTTGACGCAATGCTGTCCCAATTGCCGCCAACAGGATCCACATCTCTACGACTCGGATTTGGCGACGCCACTTCATTATGCCGCCGCCTGGGGACACGCCGAGTGTGTGGCTGTGCTGCTCAAGCATCAGGCACCGATCAATGTGGTCAACAGCGAAGGCTACTCGCCACTTCACGTTGGCGCCGGTTTCGCGGAGGTTACGCGACTGCTGATCAAGCATGGCGCCCTGGTCAATGCCAAGACACTAAGTGATGGCAAGACAGCGCTCCATTTGGCCATCGAGAATCGCTGCAGTGCCGCagcacagctgctgctgcaaacgAACATCAATATCAACGAGACCGATGACGAAGGTGAAACGCCGCTAATGATGTCAATTATCTGCAATCTTCAGGAGCTCGCAGTGGAGCTAATCAAGCGAGGAGCACGCATCAATCTGCAGGATAAGCGCGGCAGCACAGCTCTCTACTTCGCAGCCATCGGACGCCATTTACAGTtggcgcagctgctgctggaacGTGGCGCCCGACGACTGCCCTCGCATCATCTGTTGCATCATTGTGTGGGGCCACGAAGCGTGGATCTGGCTATGAtcaagctgctgctggagcaTGGCGATAGCCTGAGTCTGCGTGACGACGACAACTGCACACCCATCATGCTGGCCATACATCGCCAGCTGCCCAAGTTGCTGGCTTATATGTTGGATGAGGCTGATAAGCAACGTAGTCTGGGACTTTACACGGAGGCGCAGGACGAAggactgttgctgtttgccgtGCAGCAGATCGACGACATCACACAGTTCAGCAGCATTTTGCGTGTACTGCTCGCCAAGCTGCCCAGTGCTAGACGCGATCTCTACAGCTGCAAGGCGCCGCCCACACTGGTCTGTGGGTTCGTCTACAGCGAAACACCGTTGGCGCGCGCCATCAGCTTGCATAAGCTGGACATGGCGCAGTTGTTGCTACGCGAGGGCTGCCATCTCTCACAGATCTGCGCCGAACAAGTGATCAACGAGCTGAGCTCGCTGGGCACGCCACAGGCATCTGTGTTGGCTCAACTGCTGGCAAATGCCGGTCTGAAGTTTCCTCAGTCCGCCACAAATTATCGACAACTCAGCTCGGAGCCGCGTTCACTTCAATCGCTGTCGCGTCAAGTGATACgccagcaactgttgctgccgttgcaacagcaacaatcgtCACTCCATCAGCTCTGTCCGCCCACAGAGCAGAGTTCCACGCTCTCCCGCATTGTCGAGGAGAAACTATGCATGCCCGCAACGTTGAAGAGATATGTGAGCGAGTACTCGGAAGTGCCGACAATACGAAGCAGGCAATTGCCGTTGAATCCGCTGTTGCGTTCAATAGAGTCCTGGGATTAA